The genomic segment GGGCCAGGCAGCCTGCACCGAGGGCGAGGACAAGGACGGCAAACGATGCGCCGAACGCCTGGCTCCGCACTTGGCGAGCCGGGGCCCAAAACGTGTATAGGGCAAGCGCAAGTCCGGTCGGCAGCACATAAACGCCGACCTGCGCCGCCTCGAGGAAAAGCGCTGCCGAAACTGCCGTTACAAGCGCGAGGAGCGGTATCGCCGCACTTGGTCGCCAGCCGCCGGCGGCCCGGTAATGCCGGGTCAGCTCGAGCAAACCGGCGAGCAGCACCAGGGCGGCGTACAAACGAAAGACCGGGTAGCCGGCCCAGAGAGCGAGACAGGTCGCATTTTGCAGCGCGATCAGCGTCAGCCCGCGCACGACGACCTCGCGCTTGCGTCCGAGCCATGCGGTTAAGGTGAAGAAGCCGATCATGGAAAGCGTCACAACGTAAAACGTTAGCAGCAATTTACATGCCTCCGATTAAAGCTGGAACGGCCGCGGCCGGTAATCGAACGCTTGAGCCGGAACCGGAAGACCGTAGCTTCTCAGCTGCTGCGCTCTCGTGACGACGGCCGCTCCCTCCAGCAGGTTGCAAGCGATTTGGACAACCGTGCGGTTTTGCGGCTGTTCGAGGAAGGAGCCTGCCGCCCAGGCGTTGAACGAACCCATCGCCGGCCCGCACCAGATCTGGTAATCGAGCTTGCGCTCCTGCGTCCCGTCGATCGCCCAGCGGCTCGCCTTGCCCAGATACCAGCGGAAAATCAAAGCCATCTTGTGCTTCGGATCGCGCGCCGCCCGCTCGAGCTGCCCCGGCTCGCGCTTTTCGAAAAACCGGGCGGTGTCCGCCCAGATTGAATCGAGCGGCGCCTGGAACACTTCCTTCTCCAGCTTCAGGCTCACGCTCTCCGGTATGTCCTCGATCCGGTTATAGCTGCGGTACAGGTCGAGCAGATGGAAGCCGCGGGCGCTGAATAAAGTGCCGCGCTTGAGCACCTGCACCTTGACGCCTTGCTCGAACATGTCGGCGGCCGGCGCCATGACGACGTCGGCCAGTCCCGCCGTGGCTAACATGGCGCGGCCCTCGTCCGACAAGCCCGACTCCACCGCCGATTGGTTGACGGAGCCGGTCATGACGTAGGCCGCGCCGAGCGCGAAGGCGGCAGCCACGGCCGCCGGCGTACCGAGCCCGCCCGAAGCGCCGACGCGAATCGGGGTTGCGTACTTGTATGCCTGCTGCAGATCGTCACGAAGACGCATAATGGCGGGGAACAGCGCCGTCAGCGGACGGTTGTCGGTATGTCCGCCGGAATCGGCTTCGACCGTAATGTCCTCGGCCAGCGGCACGTAGGCGGCCAGCCGCGCCTCCTCGGCAGTCAGCAGGCCTTGGCGGACGAGGTCCGCGAGCATTTTGTCCGGCGCCGGCGACATGAACGGACCGGCGACCTCGGGCCGCGAGATTTTCGCGAAGAGACGGTTGCGGCGGCGAATCGCGCCGGATGCGTCGAGCGCAAGTCCGCTGCAGGCGTAGCGGACGATGCTCGGCGTAAGCCCCATAAACGCGGAGGCCGACACCCGCGTGACGCCCCGGCGGAGATACAGATCGACGATTTGCGCCTCCATCGCCGGCTCGTTGGGCGTATGGATCAGATTGATGCCCCAGGGCAGCCCTAACGGATCCAGCTCGCTTTGGATCACATCGAGATTTTCCTGGACGCGCCCAGGCGGAAGGCCCGCCGCGCCGAAAAAGCCGAGCATGCCGGCCTTCGCCATGGCGATGACCATCCGCGCGGTCGCGATGCCGTTCGCCATCTCGCCCGCGATGTAGGCAAAGCGCACCCCGTGCGCTTGCGCGAACGCGCCTCCGCCCAGCCACTCGGGATAGAGCGCGGGCAGCATCGCGGCGAGCGGATACTTCGCCGTCTCCGCGTCGCTAGCGGGCGCAACGCTCCCGCCG from the Cohnella hashimotonis genome contains:
- a CDS encoding PfaD family polyunsaturated fatty acid/polyketide biosynthesis protein, giving the protein MQTTLKWMPGDTGPAFAGEELAQLAARVREPAYVVRYGENGALGVGLGGSVAPASDAETAKYPLAAMLPALYPEWLGGGAFAQAHGVRFAYIAGEMANGIATARMVIAMAKAGMLGFFGAAGLPPGRVQENLDVIQSELDPLGLPWGINLIHTPNEPAMEAQIVDLYLRRGVTRVSASAFMGLTPSIVRYACSGLALDASGAIRRRNRLFAKISRPEVAGPFMSPAPDKMLADLVRQGLLTAEEARLAAYVPLAEDITVEADSGGHTDNRPLTALFPAIMRLRDDLQQAYKYATPIRVGASGGLGTPAAVAAAFALGAAYVMTGSVNQSAVESGLSDEGRAMLATAGLADVVMAPAADMFEQGVKVQVLKRGTLFSARGFHLLDLYRSYNRIEDIPESVSLKLEKEVFQAPLDSIWADTARFFEKREPGQLERAARDPKHKMALIFRWYLGKASRWAIDGTQERKLDYQIWCGPAMGSFNAWAAGSFLEQPQNRTVVQIACNLLEGAAVVTRAQQLRSYGLPVPAQAFDYRPRPFQL
- a CDS encoding phosphatidate cytidylyltransferase — translated: MLLTFYVVTLSMIGFFTLTAWLGRKREVVVRGLTLIALQNATCLALWAGYPVFRLYAALVLLAGLLELTRHYRAAGGWRPSAAIPLLALVTAVSAALFLEAAQVGVYVLPTGLALALYTFWAPARQVRSQAFGASFAVLVLALGAGCLALLSKDGAAAIMTFLLLLQMNDAFGLLAGKKFGRTKLFPRISPGKSLEGYIGGAAGVLAGVLMLNGWIPALAGVTVGRQLLIVCFILVLGNMGDLLFSALKRKLGIKDFGSLLPGHGGILDRYDNILFGAPLFALLWGLLP